In the genome of Lacerta agilis isolate rLacAgi1 chromosome 2, rLacAgi1.pri, whole genome shotgun sequence, one region contains:
- the LOC117042233 gene encoding H-2 class II histocompatibility antigen, E-S beta chain-like isoform X1 — protein MGGSGAAHLAFWGLLLGMGALVVSASEGLGVEEPPEHFLHQAKSECHFSNGTQRIRYLDRYFFGRQELTYFDSDLGKFVAVAELGELIAKQWNQDKDYLQSERAEVDRFCRHNYGVLEPFSQARRVQPKVKITPTDNDESSPHNTLLICNVNRFFPAGIEIKWFRNGKEEPKVWTTDLIRNGDWTFHIEVMLETKPERGDVYTCQVEHASFEGPVTVQWEPQSDSARSKMWTGIVGIVLGLVFGATGLALYLKNKKGRTVPQPAGLIS, from the exons ATGGGGGGCTCCGGTGCTGCGCATTTGGCCTTTTGGGGGCTCCTGCTGGGGATGGGGGCGCTGGTGGTCTCCGCTTCGGAGGGGCTGGGCGTGGAGGAGCCTCCAG agcaTTTCCTGCACCAGGCGAAGTCCGAGTGCCACTTCTCCAACGGGACGCAGCGGATCCGCTACCTAGATAGGTACTTCTTCGGCCGGCAGGAGCTCACTTACTTCGATAGCGACTTAGGGAAGTTCGTGGCGGTGGCTGAACTGGGGGAGCTCATCGCCAAGCAATGGAACCAGGACAAGGACTACCTACAGAGCGAGAGGGCCGAGGTGGATCGCTTCTGCCGGCACAACTACGGGGTCCTCGAGCCCTTCTCCCAGGCCCGGCGCG TCCAGCCCAAGGTGAAGATCACCCCCACAGACAACGATGAATCTTCACCACACAACACTCTGCTGATTTGCAATGTGAACCGCTTCTTCCCTGCGGGGATCGAGATCAAGTGGTTCAGGAACGGGAAGGAGGAGCCCAAAGTGTGGACCACGGACCTCATCCGGAACGGGGACTGGACCTTCCATATTGAGGTGATGCTGGAGACAAAGCCGGAACGTGGAGACGTCTACACCTGCCAGGTGGAGCACGCCAGCTTCGAAGGCCCCGTCACGGTGCAATGGG aGCCCCAGTCGGACTCTGCCAGGAGCAAGATGTGGACGGGGATTGTGGGGATTGTGCTGGGGCTGGTCTTTGGGGCCACGGGACTCGCCCTTTACCTGAAGAACAAGAAAG ggCGAACTGTTCCTCAGCCTGCAG GACTCATCAGTTAG
- the LOC117042233 gene encoding H-2 class II histocompatibility antigen, E-S beta chain-like isoform X2, with protein MGGSGAAHLAFWGLLLGMGALVVSASEGLGVEEPPEHFLHQAKSECHFSNGTQRIRYLDRYFFGRQELTYFDSDLGKFVAVAELGELIAKQWNQDKDYLQSERAEVDRFCRHNYGVLEPFSQARRVQPKVKITPTDNDESSPHNTLLICNVNRFFPAGIEIKWFRNGKEEPKVWTTDLIRNGDWTFHIEVMLETKPERGDVYTCQVEHASFEGPVTVQWEPQSDSARSKMWTGIVGIVLGLVFGATGLALYLKNKKGLIS; from the exons ATGGGGGGCTCCGGTGCTGCGCATTTGGCCTTTTGGGGGCTCCTGCTGGGGATGGGGGCGCTGGTGGTCTCCGCTTCGGAGGGGCTGGGCGTGGAGGAGCCTCCAG agcaTTTCCTGCACCAGGCGAAGTCCGAGTGCCACTTCTCCAACGGGACGCAGCGGATCCGCTACCTAGATAGGTACTTCTTCGGCCGGCAGGAGCTCACTTACTTCGATAGCGACTTAGGGAAGTTCGTGGCGGTGGCTGAACTGGGGGAGCTCATCGCCAAGCAATGGAACCAGGACAAGGACTACCTACAGAGCGAGAGGGCCGAGGTGGATCGCTTCTGCCGGCACAACTACGGGGTCCTCGAGCCCTTCTCCCAGGCCCGGCGCG TCCAGCCCAAGGTGAAGATCACCCCCACAGACAACGATGAATCTTCACCACACAACACTCTGCTGATTTGCAATGTGAACCGCTTCTTCCCTGCGGGGATCGAGATCAAGTGGTTCAGGAACGGGAAGGAGGAGCCCAAAGTGTGGACCACGGACCTCATCCGGAACGGGGACTGGACCTTCCATATTGAGGTGATGCTGGAGACAAAGCCGGAACGTGGAGACGTCTACACCTGCCAGGTGGAGCACGCCAGCTTCGAAGGCCCCGTCACGGTGCAATGGG aGCCCCAGTCGGACTCTGCCAGGAGCAAGATGTGGACGGGGATTGTGGGGATTGTGCTGGGGCTGGTCTTTGGGGCCACGGGACTCGCCCTTTACCTGAAGAACAAGAAAG GACTCATCAGTTAG
- the LOC117042223 gene encoding oocyte zinc finger protein XlCOF6-like → RKHQRTHTGEKPFECIECGKSFSRSETLGIHQRTHTGEKPFKCMECGKSFSSNGELRIHQRTHTGEKPFKCMECGKSFRVSGKLQQHHRTHTGEKPFKCIECGKTFNQRGNLKLHQRTHTGEKPFRCKECGKGFSESGKLRLHHRTHTGEKPFKCMECGKSYINSGALRSHQRTHTGEKPFKCTECGKSFSRSGEYRGHQQTHTGEKAFECIECGMSFSQSDTLKLHQRTHTGEKPFKCVECGKSFSDSGTLRLHNRTHTGEKPFKCMECGKSFSQNETLRRHQRTHTGEKPFKCMECGKSFSQNETLRRHQQTHTGEKPFKCVECGKSFSYSGTLRLHNRIHTGEKPFKCMECGKSFSQNGNLTKHQQTHTGEKPFKCMECGKSFSQNGNLTKHQQTHTGEKPFKCLACGKSYTESGALRRHLRTHTGEKPFECMECGKSFSRSESFRIHQRTHTGQKPFKCMECGKSFSQSGHYRQHQQTHRGEKPFKCMECGKSFTESGTLQRHHQTHTEEKPFECMECGKSFGRSDILRIHQQTHTGQKPFKCMECGKSFSQSVHLRIHQRTHTGEKPFKCIECGKSFTEGRKLRRHHQDHTGKKPFECMECGKSFTESGALRRHHR, encoded by the coding sequence agaaaacatcaacgaactcacacaggggaaaaaccatttgaatgcatagagtgtggaaagagcttcagtcgaagtgAAACCCTTGGAAtacaccagcgaactcacacaggggagaaaccatttaaatgtatggagtgtgggaagagctttagtTCGAATGGAGAACTCAGAatacatcagcgaactcacacaggggaaaaaccctttaaatgtatggagtgtggaaagagtttccgtGTCAGCGGGAAACTTCAACAACATcatcgaactcacacaggggagaaaccatttaaatgtatagagtgtgggAAAACCTTCAATCAAAGGGGAAACCTTAAACTGCACCaaagaactcacacgggggagaaaccattcagatgtaaggagtgtggaaagggaTTCAGTGAAAGTGGGAAACTTCGACTACACCaccgaactcacacaggggagaaaccctttaaatgtatggagtgtggaaagagttacaTTAATAGTGGGGCACTTAGAAGccaccagcgaactcacacaggggaaaaaccatttaaatgtacagagtgtggaaagagcttcagtcgaagcGGAGAATATAGaggacatcaacaaactcacacaggtgaaaaagcatttgaatgtatagagtgtggaatgagcttcagtcaaagtgacacccttaaactacatcagcgaactcatacaggggagaaaccctttaaatgtgtggagtgtggaaagagcttcagtgatagtGGGACACTTCGACTACATAatcgaactcacacaggggagaaaccatttaaatgtatggagtgtggaaagagcttcagtcaaaatgaaaCCCTTAGAAGgcaccagcgaactcacacaggggagaaaccctttaaatgtatggagtgtggaaagagcttcagtcaaaatgaaaCCCTTAGAAGGCACcagcaaactcacacaggggagaaaccctttaaatgtgtggagtgtggaaagagcttcagttataGTGGGACACTTCGACTACATAatcgaattcacacaggggagaaaccatttaaatgtatggagtgtggaaagagcttcagtcagaatggaaaccttacaaaacatcaacaaactcacacaggggagaaaccatttaaatgtatggagtgtggaaagagcttcagtcagaatggaaaccttacaaaacatcaacaaactcatacaggggagaaaccctttaaatgtttaGCTTGTGGAAAGAGTTACACTGAAAGTGGGGCACTTAGAAGACAcctacgaactcacacaggggaaaaaccatttgaatgtatggagtgtgggaagagcttcagtcgcagTGAAAGctttagaatacatcaacgaactcacacagggcagaaaccctttaagtgtatggagtgtggaaagagcttcagtcaaagtggacacTATAGacaacatcaacaaactcacagaggggagaagccatttaaatgcatggagtgtgggaagagcttcactgaAAGTGGGACACTTCAACGACATCATCAAACTCACACAGAggaaaaaccatttgaatgtatggagtgtgggaagagcttcggTCGAAGTGATatccttagaatacatcaacaaactcacacagggcagaaaccctttaagtgtatggagtgtggaaagagcttcagtcagagcgttcaccttagaattcatcaacgaactcacacaggggagaagccatttaaatgtattgagtgtggaaagagcttcactgaaggTAGGAAACTTAGAAGACATCATCAAGATCACACAGGgaaaaaaccatttgaatgtatggagtgtggaaagagcttcactgaaagtggggcacttagaagacatcatcga